Within the Scyliorhinus canicula chromosome 18, sScyCan1.1, whole genome shotgun sequence genome, the region TGCAGGTCAAATGATGGAAAAATTGAGGGACTTTCTGCAGCATTTGAGAGCTTGGAGTTTCTCAGTATGATCAACGTAATGCTGACATCTGTGTCAAATCTCCCAAAGTTAAATAAACTAAGAAAGGTAGGAACTTGAACACTCATTTTATGGGTAGAGTTGATCACCCTAAAAAGTCCAGTAACTAATACACTTCCGATTTACTGTGCCGGCTTGCAATGAATTTGGTGCAATCTTCCTGATGGGCAGCTTTCCAATAAATATATTGTGTTAACTAGAGTGATCTTGAGTTCTGAACATGGTTATAAACCGACACAGCTGAATGTACTATGATGCACATCTGTAATTATTTAAACTTCCAATTAATATCTGCATAAACATTTATAGTTGATGGTTATTTTGATGGTGGTGACTGATAATCATAGATGTGTTAGTTAAATaatcattctccccgtatctgcacgggtttcactcccacaaccaaagatgtgcaggttaggtgagagttggtcacgctaaattgccccttaattggaaaaaagtaattgggtacctAAAATTATTtagttttaaatattttattaataCATCTGTGTGCAACTTAATTTTTCATTCTGACTATTGGGCATTGAATGCTTAATTTGTAAGCGGCTGATTCTTGAGGTGACTGGTTGTGTTGTTGCTAATATACATTTAGGTACTTGTGTTACATTCAAGTTCATGCTAAATGTAGACATCTTCAATTTTAGACCTGGATGGTAAATCTCCAACTGTGCTGTCGAATTAAAGAAGTGTTAAATGGTTCATCTAATATCCTTCAGCTATTCCTCGCAAATGTTCTGTTATTATGGATGATTATGCTACATATCATGGTCCTTTAACTTCTTTTGATTctatttttattgtatttttattcTCAAGATGTGGGTGAcactaacatttattgcccagccttgGTTAGTTTGAGAAGCTGACAAATATTTTAACGGccagctttcttgaaccactccaGTCCTAGTCATTGTTGCCAAGTGGGGAATTCTGTGATTTTTGACCCAATGGTGATGAAGGATCAGTGAGAGATATCCTTGTCAGGATATCTGACTTGGTAATGGTGTTCCCATGACATTGCTGCTATTGGTGTGTTTGTGTCACACTTTCTGTAGTTGGTATATACTGCATCAATGATGCAATGAAGGGGCATTGAGTCCAATGGCAAGGACACTAATCAGTTGATTGCTGTGTCCTAGTTGGCAATTCTTCAAAAACACTCTCCAGTTTCTTTAAAATTTGAGTAGACCGTATCCAGCTGTTAATCTGTTTGTGTTGAATGCTATTTATCATTTGGCTTAAACAGGTAAGCAGCAAACacaaaattttaaatgtttcacttCAGTCCTTGGTTTTCTGTCCAGAGTTCATATCCGAGTCAATTATACTTTACAATTTGACAAATTAAAATATTTGCTTCCATTAGTTGTCTCATAAAAAGTATTTTATAATAGCGTCAACGTTCCTGCCTCTGTTCGACTGATCGAAGCTTCATAATGTCCCCAGTTACGTTGAGAAGTTCAGATACTGGTAATATGTCCCAAAGTGGCAAATAATGTCGCTGGCCATTCTGAattgtataataatctttattgccgcaagtagacttgcattaacacttcaattaagttactgtgaaaagcccctagtcgccacactagaaTCCAGAATGGTATTTGCCATTTAGATTTGAGACTTGGAGCATGCCAGTCTCATTTTCCCTTTGAACCACCTTTTATAACCTCCAACATATTAATAGTTCTAAAAACCTTAATTATTTAACACAGTATACCTTTGAACCAAGCTCTTACCTGCCCATCGAGGATAAAATCAGCATCAATTATATTGTTTTGATTAGCGGTGTACATGATGGCGTCACTGAGGTTAAATATCAAGAGTATATTTAAACTTGATGGCTAATAATCAAGTGGACAAATTTCACACCTCAACATTAGCTAGGACTGACTTTTTAAAACAATATAAGTTACATTCAGTACTGTTGTGTTTACAGTTCAAATGTAATGCAATTTTAACCTGGGGCTTTCAGTCTTGTTCCTCTGATCTGAGCACAGATGTAAAATCTCATCTGTGTAGTAGATTGGTTGTTGTAGACCAGAGAGTGCCATCCATCTGATGTGCTCAATTTTACCTGGAGATGATTTGTTGATAATTACAAGCTATGGTTTTTGACCTCTTTAGTCAtcctatccttttttttaaatttattgttttataaatttatagagtacccaattcattttttccaattaaggggccaatagtgtagccaattcacccaccccgcacatctttgggttgtgggggcgaaacccacgcaaacatggggagaatatgaaaacttcacgcggacagtgatccagagccgggactgaacctgggaccttggtgccgtgatgcagcagtgctacccactgtgccaccatgctgccccctttaaTCATCCTATCCTACCAATTACTGTAGACATTGATTTGCCATCAGTTTATGCTGACATTGTGGGAAAAGGCTTGCCACGTGACTAAAAATCTACATAATCTCATGGACTTTCTCCGGAGATTCAACACATCACTTTCTTTCACTTTCCAAATTGTATTCTTACAATCTTTTTCTTTAGACATGATCCCTAAAAGTTTTAAAGATGACCAGCAAGATTCCAACAAAATTGTGCTTGGTTGCTGTTTGTTTTTATGACTCCCAATTGATTGTAATTTGAAGCTATTTGCAGTTACTGTACTATTGGCATATTGAAAAACCAGAATGTGCACACTGCTACTTTTAAATGAGCTTGTGCAGATCTTTACTGTCTTATTGGTGacctatattttaaaaatgacacTCCCATGTATTTCAGTGCTTTGGTAGGCAGTGAGCAGCAAAGGGCCAGTGATTGTGGCTTGCTGCAGTTTTAATTTTTAACAAAATAGTTCAACATTGTGATTTACAAATATTGCAATCTTAATTTTTCAGCTTGAACTAAGTGACAACAGGATATCTGGGGGTCTTGAAGTTCTGGCAGAAAGGACCCCAAGCCTTACACACTTAAACCTCAGTGGAAATAAAATCAAGGATATTAACACTCTGGAGCCTTTGGTAAGAAATTAGTAGTAGATGCGTGGTGAAGCCCTGTACTACATGCAGCTTGACAAGACTTAGCTGGTTAGAATTATGGCTATTACAGGTCAGCAGTTATCCATTGTTGTTGAGTGATATACTGAGTGGGAATATTTcaaaatggttgggggggggggggggggggggtgcatttggAGCTACTGACAACTCAGTCCAGTCTCGCCTTCTGGACCAGGCGTAGACACCTGGCATCAGCTGAGTCTGAAGCCAACTGTGTCTGATTAACTTCTCCACATTTATTTTGAGTATTATTGGTTATAACTTATTGTAATTATTTAAACAAACAAGCCTTGTCAGATGAAAATGAATTGTTATCTCAGGAATTGGCTCCCTTTGTTGGAAACTTAATTCTGGTGATTTACAACTGGATTGCTGGAATATCATTTGAAAATATAATTCTAGGCCAAATTTCACAAATACGGTAAAGGGCACCAACACTGTGGAACGATGTACATTTGACACCTAGTGGCTGCATTTAATCtatgtaatctttattagtgtcacaagtaggcttacattaacacttcaatacagtcactgaaaatccccttgtcgccacactccggcgcctgtgtgGGTACACAGAGTATTGAGGATGTctaagttacctaacagcacgtctttcgggacttgtgggaggaaaccggagcacccagagaaaacccacacaaacactgggagaccgtgcagactccacacacactgatccaagtcgggaatcagAACCTGGtatccaggcgctgtgaagcaacagttctaacctctgggctaccgtgccgcccatctgtTAATTGCTTGTCCCCACTATGGCCACTAATATGCATTAACCTGAACACAGGCCCTTTCAAAGTCTGCGCTCCTGCAAGGGCCATCTTTGTGGCCTGAGGTAATGGCATTTTTGTGGACAGTTATGTTCTGTGGAACAGGATTTGAATGGAaaacggtagcactgtggatagcacaatcgcttcacagctccagggtcccaggttcaattccagcttaggtcactgtctgtgcggattctgcacatcctccccgtgtgtgcgtgggtttcctctgggtgctccggtttcctcccacagtccaaagatgtgcaggttaggtggattggccatgataattttgcccttagtgtccaaaattgctcttagtgttgggtggggttactgggttatggggatcgggtggaggtgttgaccttgggtaaggtgctctttccaagaaccggtgcagactcgatgggctgaatggcctccttctacactgtaaattctaattctataaATATCCAATTCCATTTTAGCTCCTTGGGTAGAGAAAGGGTATTTTGTTGCTTGTGTTTATTAGGTGGTCTGGTTTACTTTGTTGCTTTGGCGGGGAGAGAGAACAAAAAGGGGAAGGAACATAACTTAAAAGACTTACGCACTGATAATTCTGAACACATGATAGAAATGCATTGGTGGACTAGGATAACCTAAAGCAATTCGGGGCAAATTTTGCAGTGCAAATCAAGTAATAGTAGGTCATTTAGTCTAATGTCAGTTGTATTAGGATCCACAATTCTCGACCAAATTCGTTACCTTTAACTTGTCAATTATTCTTTAAAATGCTACGTCGTATTTATCAAAACTAAATTTTGAAAGAATGGATAATTGGATAGATAATGGGGCAGGTGTGCAAGTATAAAACTTTTAACAGGTTTTCATTAACATATCTAAGAGCAGTCTTTAGAACTATTGTGGCATGTGTAAGAAAAGTAGTGACATAGAAAGTTGATGAACAGGAACTGCAGGACTCGAGTTAATGGGTGTTGCTCAGAAAAACGAGAGTAGGTGCACATTATGTAAAAATGTTGACGGGTGTGGATAAACCGATAAATGCATAGTATTAAATGCCATTCTTCGATAATGCAATTGGATAGATCCATTTTAAAAAGCAGGCCCAGACTTTGGGATCTGAAAATAGGATCATAAGCCTACTGGACCCAATGAGGCAAGATACAAAAGCATCAGTTAGAACTAAGTTAAAACTTAGTTTTGGGTTCTCCATTATAGAAAGGACATTAATGTTATAGGGACAATACAACATACCTGTATAATAATAAATGCAAATGAATCAGGACACTGGGATCAGAGACTatcatgaggagaaattatttccactGGAGCAGGGGAGGCCAAGAGTAGATCTGATGGAAATTGTTTGAAGGTTATGAAAGTTTTGACAGGGTCCCCATCCatcacaagttttttttttttactgtagcCCTCAAATTTAGTTTAAATATAGAGGAAAGTTATGCTCCAAATGTCATTATATCCACGTTACTGGTTTGCAATTAATGGCATACCACAAAGCATTAGAAATGCCTGGTGCCATTAGCTTCTCCAATAAAAAGGCTTCCACAGTTAATGACAGATTGTCTAAATTCTTTCTACTCCTTGAGGTCTCCTGATTGTGTACAGGAGTATACAGCTATTGTAATGGAGACACTACATTTCCTTGGAGTTAGCATTGTCGTTACAGCAACTGCTACATTTCAAAATGATTTTGTTTGCTGGAATGCTTTGGGGTGTTTTGAAATACTAAGCGCAATATGAATGCAAATCTTATCATTTTGAGCTGAAGTAACAGAATCATTTGCATTCACTCATCTGAATATTTTCCAGTTTTTGTTATAAGTAAGCTTTCCCCAAATCTCCTGAATAAATTAACCCGTGATCAAAAGAATATTGTTTAATTTAAATTTGAGGTGGCACATCCTCCATTTTAATTTACATTGCCATAAACCTTTCTTGAAAATTGTATGTGAAAGAGAAAGCTCCTGCCCAGTTTCCAGGTGTGAGGATAAATTGATATTTGATGTGCATggagtgtttttttttagaaaatataaaTTGTTACAGTAGGTTCTATGTAATAGATAGAATCCAGTAggttgagagaatgtgcaaactccccacagacagtcactgAAGGccactaacccgggtccctggtgttgtgagaaagcagtgctaacccccGTGCCACCCAGATATTGAACTTTGATGGGATCCAGCCAAATTGAACAATATCTGATGTATTGCTTTCTCCCATGCTCCTTGGGAATATGATTGAAATAAGCATGATGTGTTATTTTCAGAACACAATCACAGATactcaaatttattttcttgttcaACAGAAGAAACTTCTGAATTTGAGGAGTCTTGACTTATTTAACTGTGAAGTGACTAACTTAAATGACTACAGAGATAGCATGTTCAAGCTGCTCCCCCAGCTCACATACCTTGATGGATATGACCAGGATGACCAGGAAGCACCAGATTCAGATGTGGAAGGAGATGGCGACTGTCTAGATGATGAAGATGACGATGATGATGATGAGGATAATGAAGATGGTAGGTTTTTGCCAAACGGTCTGAGCTGATAATGTGCAAAACCTGAAGGGCTTCTATAATTTTGTATTGCCAGACTAATTAATCTGGTAACTAAATAACTTCAATTGTCCCACTTTGTAAAGGAGTCCTGGAAGTCTCCTCGGTCTGAAAGCTGTCTTCACTAAAGGGCTGATATATTTGCTGATGAGATGATAATACTGATAAATGAAATATGTTCCAAAGGAAGTAACCTTTCCCATTTGATTAATTAACTTCTTTGGATGAGTGACATGGCCATGTAAATTATTAAATGTAATAAATATTTGTTAATATTCATAGTGCAATGTTAAAATTATGGATAAGCTTTGGGAAATATTTCCTTGTTCTCAGCTGAAAAAATTATTTCTTGGCAAATGACATTCAAAAGCTGAGCCAGTATTTACTCTAGGCATTTATTAGTAGGCCCAAATTTTTGAGTTCACCTGCCTTTAAATAGTGCTGCTGCATTTCAAGATAAGTGTGTAGACTTGAAATCCACCAATTTGCTTGACTCCAGATATTTGTATGAGCTGGGTAGCTCCCAAGTGTACAGTGTGGGGAATTTGTATGAGACACTAGTTTGTCTTGCACAATGTGCTGATGGTCCTGAAATTTCAAGAATACGCAACACAGTGACCTGTAACTTCTTCCGAGTGATCCCCTCCATCGGGGTGCCACTCTGGATGAATATCCCTCTTTGTAATTCCAAAGCCCCTGTCTCGTCCAACCTTCCTCGCTCAGGATGGGAGAGACCAGGAGCAGCGAAGTATGCACCAACTATGCCAAGAGTGGGGGTTGGGTCAGGGTGGTGTGCTTTCTTGGCGTTATTTTGGTAGAGGAAAAATGCTTTTGGGTTAAGATGTAGATCTAACGTCTTGCACGAAATTAACTCACCAACTTCTATAATTTCTGTAgttgaagaggaggaggatgaagatgATGAAGAGGGAGAATTTGATGTCTTGGATGAGGAAGATGAAGATGAACTTGACGGAGAAGACGATGATGACGATGATGAAGATAGTGCAGATGAAGATGTAAGTGACTaatcatgtaaaaaaaaaaatcatacctTGGGGTTTATTTTGTGTAGGTTATATTCATAAATATTTTCACCCAAGAGTATGAAAGCATTGTGACGCTGTTATTGTTACAGTTTAGCCTGACATGAAactgatttattttttgtttctcatttaggatgatgaggatgaagaagctgaagatggtgATGAGGAATCCAAAGGTAATTTTTTAAGAAACACTTGGCTAGTTTAGACTTGATCAGTTGTCCTTGTATACATCCATTCTGCATTTAACACCCCACCCACTCGCAGTCCTGACCTCTTTCTGACTTTATTGTTGCCTCCTCTTTCCTTAACATTTTGTCTCCTAACCTACTTAATCCACCTCCAAtgtttcatagaattaacagtgcagaaggaggcaattcggcccatcaagtctgcaccggctcttggaaagagcactctacccaaccccacacctccaccctatccccataacccaggaaccccacccaacactaagggcaattttggacactcggggaaatttagcacggccaatccacctaacctgcacacctttggactgtgggaggaaaccggagcaccaggaggaaatccacggggagcaagtgcaaactccacacagacagtgacccaagccgggaattggaccttggagctgtgaagcaattgtgctaaccactgtgctaccatgctgcccctaatatgTCAACATAGCCCAGAAAATAAGTCTTGACATGTATACACTGTCACATCCACTTAtacccatttaatgagatcaactTTGACATAAATTAACTTTCTACAAACATTTTTAACTATATCTCTAAACAGTAATCTGCGCAAATTATGTTGAATATTCTATGAAAATTATGTATTTATTCTAAACAGACACCTCTGCTTTCATATACACGCATTTCTTGTCATCAATGCTAACGTTTAAATTTTCTGTGCAGCAGTTGGCTGGATCACTTGAAGGTGGAATAATTGCTGTGTTTCTTAAGAATCTAAAGATACATTTCAGGACAATCTGA harbors:
- the LOC119953108 gene encoding acidic leucine-rich nuclear phosphoprotein 32 family member D-like — encoded protein: MDMKKRINLELRNRTPADVKELVLDNCRSNDGKIEGLSAAFESLEFLSMINVMLTSVSNLPKLNKLRKLELSDNRISGGLEVLAERTPSLTHLNLSGNKIKDINTLEPLKKLLNLRSLDLFNCEVTNLNDYRDSMFKLLPQLTYLDGYDQDDQEAPDSDVEGDGDCLDDEDDDDDDEDNEDVEEEEDEDDEEGEFDVLDEEDEDELDGEDDDDDDEDSADEDDDEDEEAEDGDEESKETVQGQKRKRTQEDEEEEDTEDDE